In the Bacillus amyloliquefaciens DSM 7 = ATCC 23350 genome, TTAAATTATCGCCGCCAACAATGAATTTCCGAATGGTGCACTCAGGAGAGATGTTCATTTCATTCAATAATTGCAAATGAGCCGGGGTCAGCTTGATTATATCCACCCTTGAATCCTGAATAATGGAATCAAGCAAGACCGCCTTGTTTTCTCCTCCGTAGACAATGATGGTATTTCCGGTAATAAGCGGAGTAAAAACAGACGTTACCGTCAGATCAAAAGCGATGGACGAATATAGCGGAAAATTGGTTTTTTCTCCTTTGACATATACCCCGCGGGCCCACCAAATATAATTGGTTAAACCCTGATGCTCAATTGCTGCACCTTTCGGCTTGCCTGTGGAACCTGACGTGTAAATGACATAGGCCAAATCCTTTGTACTGCTGATCGGTTCAAGGTCAGATCCGTCTTCGTGGTAAGAGCTTTCCTCATCGATGAAAACCATTGTGCCTGCAAGTTCCAATTGTTTTGAGAGATGGCTCTGCGTTAAGACGATATCAGCTTGGGAGTCATCTACTATATACTGTATGCGATGCTTCGGATAATCCGGATCAATCGGCACGTAGGCTCCGCCCGCTTTTAAAACGGCCAGTATTCCCACAACCAGTTCAATCTCGTGTTCGCTGATGATGGCGGTAAGCCGGTCCGCCATTACGCCCTTGGCCCTTAACGTTCGGGCTAATTGATTGGCACGTTCATTGAGCTGGCGATACGTGAATTGCCTATCTCCGCAAATAATGGCTGCTTGATCCGGTGTCCGTTTCACCTGTTCTTCGAATAACTGATAAATCGTCTTATCTCGCGGATATTCAGTTTTCGTATGATGATAGTCAACGAGAAATGTATTTGTCTCCGTTTCTGACAAAATATCCACTTCGCCGAGGGTGAGATCGGGCTGAAATAATATGACGGAAAACAGGCGGTTTAAATGCCCGAGCACCTGCATCATATACTGACGGTCATAGACTTGTTCATTAAAAAATAACTTTACATCAATCGAGTCTTCTCCCATAGCAAACTGAAACAAAGCATCTGAAGCAGCCGTTTCTATGAAACGATCAGGATGAATTTGCTCTAACGAAACAACTGTATGGACGTTCGGCAAATGATTTTCATTGTAGTTCAGCTGCAGCTGTCCGGCCATTTTATCAAAGGGAACGTCCTGATATAAGATCTCTTCATCCAGCGTATGTTTCAGTTCATGGAATATCGATTTAAACGTACTGTCGGCATTGATATGCTGTTTAATTAACATGAGCTGATCTGCACGAAGATCTTCATCAGTTTCGTCTTCAAAAGTTGGAACTCCTGTAATCACGTCCTCTTCCCCTGTGTATTTATACAATAGGGATTCAATACCGATCAGAAGAACCAGATAGACGGCCATTGGCGTTTGATGCGTCATGGTCAGGATGCGCCGTGATACATCCGCACTCAATGTACTGTGAATACAATCAGATGCACCCGTTACATCACGCTTTACTGTTGAGTCGGACACTTGAAACGAAGGGAATGCACTGGGGCGGTCTTCCGCATGAAACATTCGGCCCCAGAACAACTCCTGTTGTTTGAATTCTGACATTCATATCCCTCCAGTTGGTTTCATTCCTGTTTTGAAGAAGGCTGGCGGCAGCCGCGGCATTCGTGCCGGGACAGCCGCTGCCGGCCATGATTAAAAATCCAATTCGATTGTGCTTGCGAGATGTTTACTTTTCTTTACTTTTTCACTTAATTGAATCTCTTTTAAAGGAATGGATGGGTTTCGTAAAATCGCCGAAAGGATCATGATGTAATCCTTGGCCAATACAGCAATGGTATTCTTTTTAAATAGCTTCGTGCAGTAATCAAAGCTGCCTTGTATCTCATCTTGTTCCATTACGAAGGTCAGCTGTAAATCAAACTTGGCAGCCGTGCTCGTTTGTTCATAAGGTCGGACAGCGAGAGAGTCCACCTCAATATCCGTTTGTTCCGTATTTTGGAGTACGAACATCGTATCGAATAACGGATTGCGGCTTAAATCACGTTTCACTCCCAATTTCTCAACTAATTCTTCAAAAGGATACTCTTGATGTTCATAAGCCTTCAGCATTGTTTCTTTCGTTTCCGTTATATAATCCAAAAACGTCTTCTCCGCTATTGGAGCGGTACGGATGGCTAATGTATTGACAAACATTCCGATGATATGCTGTAAATCTTCATGCATTCTTCCCGCAATAGGTGTGCCGACGACGATATCATCCTCACCGCTGTATTTAGCCAGCAGTATGGAGTAAGCCGAAAACAAAATCATATAAGCGGTTGTACCTGTCAATTCTTCCAGCTGTTTTATACCTTCGATGACAGTCTTATCGAGCGTAAAATTGTGCCGCTTCCCTTCGAAGCTTCTCACCGGCGGTCTTGCAAAATCCTTCGGCAGCTCGAATGTCGGCAGCTCTTCTTCAAATACACCGAGCCAATACTCTTCCTGCCTCTTGATTCGTTCTCTTTGTTCTTTTTGGTGTTTCCATTCAGTAAAGTCTTTGTATTGAATACGGAGCGGAGCTAATTCTTTGCCGTCATACAATTGAATCAGTTCTTCGACAAAAATATTCATGGATGCTCCGTCCGTAATGATGTGGTGCATGTCAAACATAAAAATTTGCCGGTCTTGTTCTAGTTCGATGAGTCCGGCCCGAAGTAACGGAGCCCGGCTGAGATCGAACGGCCGCACGAAGGCGCGGAAAAGTTCCTCAACCTCGTCCGATGCTGCCTTGTCCCTTTCTATAGAGAAATTTATCTCCGGCTTGATCACCTGCATCAGTTCCCCGCGGATCATTTCAAATCCGGTACGCAGTGATTCATGACGCTGAATCAGTCTTTGAAAAGCGGTTTGCAAGCGATTCATGTCGATTTTTCCTTCTAATGTAAGGATTCCCGGCATGTTGTAGCTAAGTTCGCCGCCTTCAATTTGTGTTGACAGGTAAACCATCTTCTGCACGGAGGATACAGGATAGACATCTTTTTCCTCGGCTGCCGGAATGTAATCCGGCCTGTCGGCTTCAGCTTCTGCGATAGCCTTTGCCATTTCTTCAATGGTCGGACATTGAAATACCTCTCTTAATGAAATGTTTTTGCTGAATTGCTTATGAATTTTGGCGATGAGCGTCATCCCCCGTAACGAGTGGCCGCCCAGATCGAAAAAGTTATCTTTTACGCCAATTTCTTTTACTTTCAAAACGTCTTGCCAGATGCAAACCAGCTGCTCTTCCATACTCGTCCGCGGAGCAACGTAGTCGATTCCGGTTTGCAAACCGGCTTCAGGCATCGGTAATGCTCTTCGATTGACTTTTCCATTGGAGGTTAACGGCAGTTTCTCCAGTTGGATGAAGTATGAAGGGATCATGTAGCTCGGTATTTGATCAGCAAGTTTTTCTTTCAGCTGACTGATCGGCAGTGATTGCTCCATTGTAAAGTAGGCATACAAATCGCTTTGCCCATCTGCATTTTCTCTTGCCAGAACAACTGCTTCCTGTACAGGCTCGAGACTTAGCAGAGCGGCCTCCACCTCGCCGAGTTCGATCCGGTAACCGCGGATTTTGACTTGATGGTCCATCCTCCCCGCATATTCAATATTTCCGTCGGGAAGGTAACGGGCCAGATCGCCTGTTTTATACATCCGTTGCTTCTTGTCATATGGGTGCGGAACAAATGCTTCGAGCGTCAAAGGCTCTCTGTTATGATAACCGCGGGCTAAGCTGACTCCTGAGATACAAAGTTCACCGACGATTCCGACAGGCTGAAGGGTTCCCGATTCATTCAAAATGAAAATCTCCGTATTTGAAATCGGTTTGCCGATCGGCTGAAGTTCCTGATCTGTATCCGGGTCAACGGTATACATGGTCACGACATGCGTCTCCGACGGACCGTAATGATTATGCAATGTAACATGGTGGCGTACCAGCATGTCTCGCAGCATCCTTGTTACGATGAGCTGTTCTCCCGCAGCGATGATGTGATCCACGCACTCGGCAAACGGTTCGAAATAGTGTTTCTCCGAGGCAAGGAGCTTCAGGAACGCAGTCGGAAGAAATGCGGTTTGGATTCTGTGCATTTTGACAAAATCGTTGAGCTGGCGTATGTCCCGTTTTGCCTCATTGCTGATGATATAGAGTGTTCCTCCGCTTGAAAGCGCGGAGAAGATTTCTTGATAGCAAACATCAAAGCTCATTGCAGCAAATTGCAGCACCCTGTCAAAGCGCAGCTGCGTATGGTCCTCTTCATAAGCGAGCAGATTCGTCATGGTCTTGTGCTCCAGCTGAACTCCTTTTGGTTTCCCTGTTGTGCCTGACGTGTAAATGATGTACATTACATCATTCTCCGAATAGGAAAGATTAAGATTGTCCGCTTCGCCTTGATATAATAACGGATCGTCAAGCAAAAGCACTTCCCCTTCAAAGAGCGGCGGAATGGTGTGGCCCGCACCAGTCAAAAGCACTCCGGCGCCGCTGTCTTTCAGCATAAACGCCCGCCGTTCATCAGGAAGTTCCGGATCGATAGGAAGAAATGCTGCGCCGGCCTTTAATATGGCTAAAATGCCGATCATCATATTTGCTGAGCGATCCGTGAGAACGGCCACCACCTGATCAGTGCGTGCACCTTTATCTTGAAGGACGCGCGCCAGCTGATTGGAACGTTCATTCAGCTGGCGATAAGTCAGTGCCTGATTTCCAAACAGGACGGCTTCATGGTCTGGGTTAAGCTCAGCCTGCTGCTCAAAAAGCTGATGAACCGTTGTCGGAATTCGTTTATCTGCGGTATCGTTAAAGAGTTTCTGAATTTCACTATTCTCTTTTCGAGTCATCATATTTAACCTAGCCAGTTCGGCTTCAGGCTGTTTGATAATCGAATCAATCAGCTGTACAAAATGCCCCATCATACGTTCGATCGTTTCCGGTTTAAACAGAGACGTCAAGTATTCCATCGTAAAATGAATACCCGACTCTTCTTCCACAGCCGTTAAGGTTAAATCAAATTTCGCCATCGTATGTTCGTTTGGATATGGTTTAAAAGATACGTCTTTTATCTCTAACTGTTCCTGCTCCGTGTTTTGAAGCACAAACATGGTGTCGAACAACGGATTACGGCTTAAATCTCTGGCGATATTCAGTTGATCGATCAGTGCTTCAAACGGGTAATCTTGATGCTCATAGGCTTTTAGTGCATTCTCCTTCACTTCGGACAGATACTGAGTGAACGTCTTCCCTTTTTCTGGGTAATTTCTCATTGCCAGTGTATTGACAAACATTCCGATAATGGGTTCCAAATCCGCATGCGGTCTTCCCGCTATAGGACTGCCGACAATAATGTCTTCCTGGCCGCTGTATTTTGAAAGCAATAATGTATAAGACGCAAGGAGCACCATATATAAAGTAGATTCGGTTTGGGATGCCAGCTGCTTCAACCCGGCGCTTTTTTGCTTATCCAGCGTAAAATGCATCGTGGCTCCCGCAAAACCCCTTGCCGACGGCCGTATATAATCGGTCGGCAGATGAAGGACAGGAACGTCGCCGCTGTACAGCTCTGACCAATAGGCTTCTTGATTTTGCATCTCCTTTAATCTCGCTTCTCCGGTCTGCCATACTGCGTAGTCCTTGTACTGGATGCGCAGAGGCGGTAATGTCTCTCCTTCATAAATCCGGATAAATTCTTTGATCAATACGTTCATGGATGTTCCGTCAGAAATAATGTGATGCATATCAAACATCAGAATTCCGCGATCTGGTTGAAGTTCGATCAGCCCCACGCGAAGCAGCGGCGGCTCCTCGAGGTGAAACGGACGGATAAATTGGCGGATATAAAGATCCGCATCATTTTCTTCCGCCTGATACCACTCTGCTTCGAACGCTGCGTGATCCAAGACATACTGGACAGGTTCTCCGCCGGCCATTTTAAAACCGGTACGCAAAGATTCATGACGCTGAATCAGTGTGAGGAAGGCTTGTTGCAGCTTTTCACGATCAATCGTTCCTTCGACAGCCATCAGGCCCAGCATGTTATAACTGAGTTCTCCTCCTTCCAGAGAATTGAGAATGTACAACCGTTTTTGTGCTGAGGATACCGGATAATAAGGTCTTTTTTCAATTGCAGGAATAGCGGCATATCCGGTTGACTCCGTTTCTGTGATCATCCGCGCGAGCTGTTCAATGGTTGGAAAAAGGAACACGTCCCGCAAAGGAATTTGGACATGCATTTGCTTTTGTATTTTTGCTAGCAGCGCCGTTGCACGCAGGGAGTGTCCGCCGATATCAAAAAAGTTATCTCGAATCCCCACCTGCTCTAACCCGAGAACATCCTGCCAAATTGCCGTCAGCTGAATTTCTGCAGAAGTCCGCGGCGGCACATATTCTATGCCCCTGTCCCGCTTGTTGACCGGAGCCGGTAATAACTGACGGTTCAGCTTCCCGTTTGGCGTAAGCGGCATTTGATCCAGCTGCACAAAATAAGCCGGTATCATATATCCCGGTAAATGCCGGGCCATATTTTCGCGAAGTTCATTGATCTGTATTGGCTTGTCCGCAGAATAGTATCCGCACAGGTAATATTCTTCATCTGCATCTTCAAGGGCGATTACGGCGGCTTCTTGAATATCAGGAATGGTCAGCATCACCGATTCGATTTCACCGAGTTCAATCCGAAAACCGTGAATTTTCACCTGATGGTCAATCCGGCCGATAAATTCAATATTTCCATCCGGCAGAAGGCGGGCCAGATCACCGGTTCTGTACATTCGGTCTGTCGGGACAAACGGATCGGCAGCAAATTTTTCATTCGTTAGTTCCGGCAGGTTCAAGTAACCCCGCCCGACACCGTCCCCTGCAATATACAGCTCGCCTTGGACGCCCGCCGGTTGCAGCCGTTTTTTTGAATCAAGAATGTACATGCGGTTGCTGCCTAACGGCTTGCCTATAGGGACATGAATTTGACTGCGTATCCAAGCATCTGCAGAACATTCAATGTGGAACAGGGACGCGTCTACGCAAGTTTCTGTAGGCCCATATACATTGGTAATCCTTGGCGCAGCGCCATGGTCGCCGAATAATCGCATGAATTTATTTACCGTCATCTTGGAAAGAGCCTCTCCGCCGATTAAAAGGTGTTGAAGCGGGACTCCCTGCAAATCACCTGCAGCTATTAAGAGCTTTAAATGGGCAGGTGTTCCGTCGGTAATATCAATGCAATGCTCCCGATAGTAACGACATAATGCAGTACCGTCTGACACGACCTCTTTCGGAACAATAAACAAGGTATGTCCTAACAGCAAAGAAGCATATATTTGCTGAACAGAAGCATCGAAGTAATAGGGAGCGAGCATGGCTACATTCAGCTCCCCCTTATGAGCAGAGTAAACTTGGCGGCTCAGCCCTTCAATCAGGTGAATGACTTGGCGATGTTCAATTAACGTGCCTTTAGGCTTTCCAGTCGTGCCGGAAGTATAAATGGCATAGGCCAGTTGAGTCGACTGATGAGAGAGCGCAAGGTCGTTTCCTTCTTCGTGGCAGGCATGCTCCTCCAAGAGATCGATACATGTCCGCGGGCAGCCGATGTTATCCTGCAGTTTTCCGCGATAAAGCAATACGCTGATGCCTGAATCACTTAAAATATAACGGATGCGTTCAGGCGGAGAATCGGGATCTATCGGCAGATATGCGCCGCCCGCTTTTAACACTCCTAAGATGCCTACAATCATCTCCAGCGAGCGTTCAGTCATAATGCCGACAAGCTGATCCGCCCGCACACCTTTCGCCTGCAAGGTTCGCGCAAGCTGATTGGCACGCCTGTTTAATTCTTCGTAGGTTAGTTGCTTACCCTCGTATACAACGGCCGCTTGGTTCGGCGTACGGTGCGCCTGTTCCTCGAACATCTCATGAATCGTTTGTTCAAGGGAGTATTGCATGCCGCCAGATTGAAAATCGCTGAGCAGTTGTTCTTTTTCTTGCTGAGAGAGAAGCTCCAAATCTTCTATTTTGACAGACGGCTGCTGCAATACTTGCTGCATGAGCTGTTCAAAATGTCCGCGAAGCCGCTCCACATCAGATTTTTCATATTCGTTTTCGTTAAAACCGAAATGAACGGCCAGCTGTTCGCCAGGAATGACAACCACATTCAAATCATAGTGGGAGTGTTCCTGCATATGAAAGTTCGTGATGTTCAGCTCTGTATCATGATGGCCAGCCTCTTCGACCTGCTCCCCTATCGGATAGTTTTCAAAGATCATGATATGGTCAATCAGGTTTTGCTTTTGATCCGTTTGTGTCTGAATTTCATATAAAGGATAGGTATCGTATGCTTGGGAAGCCAATGCCTTTTGTTGAACCATTTGCATCGTGTCGGTAAAAGAGCTGTCCTCATCACAGCGGATGCGGACCGGAATGGTATTGATGAACAGGCCGATCATCTGTTCCACCCCAGGAATTTCCGCCGGTCTTCCGGACACGACGCTGCCAAAGACAACGTCTGGGGAACCGCTGTATTTCTGTAATAAAATTCCCCACACCGTTTGGATCAGTGAATGTAATGTAACTTGATGCTGATTTGAGATCTGCTGCAGCCGTTTTGTCTGTTCTCGGTCTAATTCGCAGATCACATTGGCATAGGCATAGTCTTTTTGTTCATGCTGTGTTCTTTTATGAAGAAGCCTGGTTTCACCTTTATAACCGTCAAGATACTCGCTCCAGTACCGTTTGGCCTCTCTGTGATCTTGTAGGTCAAGCCATTCGATATAGTCGCTGTAAGGAGCTGCAGATGAAAGGTCTGTTTCCCTGCCTTCTTGCAAGGCTCTATAATGCTCAAACACTTCCTTCGTGATAAGAGACAGGCACCAGCCGTCCATAACAATATGATGAAAGCTCCAAATCAAATGATATTTGCGGTCTTCCATACGGAAAATCGCTATGCGCATCAGCGGACCCCGAGCCAAGTCAAATCCTTTTTCCTTGTCTTCTCTTTGATAGGCTGCGATTTCATCCTCGCGGTGGTACTCCTCTTTGTCGCGCAAATCTGCAAAATGAATCTGCGGTTTTTGCGTTTTATAGACAATTTGTAAAGGAGTATCGTTCCAGCCGCTGTAAAAACGGGTTCTGAGCACGGCGTATTTTTCAAATAATCGTTCCAGGCTTGCTTTAAACCAATCAATCTTTAACTCTCCCTGTAAATCGAACGATGCTTGTTCGAAATAAGAATGCGAGTCCTCATCCAGCAAGCTGTGGAAGAGCATTCCTTTCTGCATCGGAGTGAGCGGATAAACGTTTTCAATCTCACCTGCATGCGGCAGTTGAATGAGGAGCTGATCCAATTCGTCAATGGACATGCCTTTTAACAAAATATCGCTTGGCGTCAGTTCCGATTGTTCTTTCTGCACGCAATGCGTAATAATTGTCCGCAGGCAGCTTTGAATCGTTTCCGCTAACCGCTTGATCGTTTCTCTTGCGTACTGTTTGCTGCTGTAGCTGATCGTAAGCGTCAGCCGGCCGTCGGTTATCATTCCGTTTATATTCAATACATATGGTCTGGCTTGATTCCCGCTTGAGTCTGAACCGCAGGAGTAAGAAGATAATTGAACCCTATGCTGCTGCAAATCTTGGTCAAACTGCCCCAGGTAGTTAAAACTAATCTCCGGATTCAGTTTTGATGGCATCCCGCCGCTTAAGTACCTTGCTATCCCATATCCGATCCCTTTATCCGGAATTTGGCGCAGCCCTTCTTTGGTCATCTTGATATAATCAGAGATTTCTTTGCCTGGCTGCGCGTGAAGCACAACCGGATACAGGCTTGTAAACCATCCAACCGTGCGGGAGATATCCATATCTTGAAAAATCTGTTCTCTTCCGTGTCCCTCTAAATGAATCGGAATGTGTTCAAGTCCTGACCAGTGTGATATGGAAAGACCAAGGGAAGTTAAAAGCAAATCGTTTATTTCAGTGTTATAGGCGCGATTCGCTTGTTTTAATAACAGCTCCGTTTCCTCTTTAGTCCATTCCACAGCTGCCGTTTCACTGTCTTTTGCAGTAGTCTGTGTTTCATGAAAATCTGTAGGCAGCGGTTTTACTTCGGTTTGTTCGATCTTTGTCCAATACTCCTGTTCTTGTTTTATCGTTTCACTTTGCGCATATTCTGAAAGTCTCTTGGCCCATAATTGGAAAGAGTCTGTTTTTTGCGGCAGTTGAACCACTTGCCCGTTCTCAGCTTGCCTGTAGCCGCTGACGATATCCTCCAATAAAATGCGCCATGAAACCCCGTCTACAATCAAATGATGAATGGCAATCAGTAAATGATCTCCATCTGCACATTGAAACAGCCCGGCTTTCATTAACGGCCCGTCACTTAAACGCATACTGCCTTGTATCTCGTCAGCCTTGGCCTCAATTATCTGCCCCGGGTCGGACTCTGCTTTCAGATTCAGGACTTCAAGGTGGTACAGCC is a window encoding:
- a CDS encoding non-ribosomal peptide synthase/polyketide synthase, whose translation is MSVFRNQETYWDNLFDEDDGLSVFPYFKAEDNASLARIGYQEKCICRSLSPEVSQRIMTMANHSEMAAYLILLAGIECLLYKYTDRASLILGIPTVSKQKSSQSAVNTIVLLKNTLTSESTFKSVFQQLKEAVNDSLKNQNLPFRKMVQNLNVQYNDEHIPFIHTVVSLNEIHSLKFKEDAATDTLFHFDMENNGVHLKLFYNGNLYDERYMDQIAAHLDQLLSVILFQPQTAIHTAEMIPETEKQKLLFDFNDTGADYSGSRTVYQLFEEQAERTPEHPAVKFKNCHLTYRELNERANRLARTLRNCGVQADSLVAILADRSLEMIVSIIAVWKAGGAYVPLDPEYPNERLQYLLHDANADVLLVQHHFKNSLTFDGPTIDLNDETSYHADCSLLSPIAEHSHLAYVIYTSGTTGKPKGVMVEHGGIANSLQWKKAFFKHSAKDRVLVLYPYVFDAFILNFFGPLISGATLHLLPNEENKDLFAIQNVMKQERITHFSTSPRLLKTMIEQMNAEDFIDVQHVVVGGEQLETDTVEKLYSLQPHIRINNEYGPTENSVVSTFHPVQSADEQITIGKPVANHQAYILGAHQQIQPIGVPGELYVGGAGVARGYLNRPELTEEKFVQHLHLPAQKMYKTGDLARWLPDGRIEYLGRIDHQVKIRGYRIEIGEAEAAMFNLENVREAAVVAREDEDGARQLYAYYVGEPSLTAAQFRDELSRKLPDYMIPSYFIHLEHIPLTSNGKIDLKALPAAEEKTRTENEYIAPRNTTEELLVSIWQEVLGAERIGILDNFFDFGGDSIKSIQVSSRLYQAGYKVDMNNLFKYPAIAELSPFVVPVSRMADQGEVSGRTNLTPIQHWFFEQKMPHAHHYNQAVMLYSAEGFKEDPLRRTMESIASHHDALRMIFEETPNGYTARITGTDEHELYHLEVLNYKEVTDPAQAIAEKANEIQSSMVLEQGPLMKLGLFQCPDGDHLLIAIHHLVIDGVSWRILLEDFASGYEQAEQGQTIRLPQKTDSFPFWADQLSKYAKETDLEQEIAYWSELSSTKPQPLPKDKISEGSLLRDSEELTIQWTKEETEQLLKQANRAYNTEINDLLLTSLGLAVHRWTGMEDIVVNLEGHGREPIIPDADISRTIGWFTSQYPVVLRMEAGKDLSQRIKAVKEGLRRIPDKGMNYSIIKYVSGRPEAETLQLNPEISFNYLGQFDQNLKHQALRISPFSTGLSMNENQERLAVLDVSGMIAEGKLSLTLSYSSKQYEKSTMAQFARSLKESLQEVIAHCVSRQQTSLTPSDILLKNITIDELEQLLEQTRELGEAENIYPLTPMQKGMLFHSLFAPSSGAYFQQTMFDLHGDLDIDSFSKSLDGLSQKYDIFRTNFYRGWKDQPLQIILKTKKIGFQFIDLREMKKSQKEEMIQKYAREDKLQGFDLEKGELMRLLILRTDDTAYRFIWSFHHILMDGWCLPLITKEIFEHYFALLQQKQPEQSSITPYSRFIEWLGRQDAEEAMRYWDQYLEGYEEQTGLPKDHHSADERYILEKVTCEISSDLTLKMKQTAGKRHVTLNTLLQTAWAVLLQKYNRSKDVVFGSVVSGRPAGIPNVETMIGLFINTIPVRIRCEAGTTFAELMKEAQERAVASQKFETHPLYDIQARTTQKQDLITHLMIFENYPVDQYMESIGRQNGSSITISNVQMEEQTNYDFNLTVIPGDAMNIYFEYNANVYDRSSIERIREHFMQILHQVVTDADILVEQVELLTEGEKRTLLHTLNDTSAPFPQIPVYQLFEEQSQRTPDQAAVIDKDRQLTYGELNKRANQLARTLRAKGVQADHPVAVISRNSIESVVGILAVLKSGGAYVPIDPEYPQDRIRYMLDDSQAEIILMQRDVREQLSCEGVTVLLDDESSYHQDDADLEPLSDASHLAYVIYTSGSTGRPKGVLIEHRGLANYIWWAKEVYVKGEKTNFPLYSSISFDLTVTSIFTPLVTGNTIIVYDGEDKTALIASIVQDPRVDIIKLTPAHLQVLKEMNLADKTAVRRMIVGGENLSTRLAQSIHEQFEGRIEICNEYGPTETVVGCMIYRYDAVKDRRESVPIGTAAANMSIYVLDENRKPVPVGVPGEIYISGAGVARGYLNRPELTAEKFVDDPFEPGAKMYKTGDLAKWLADGNIEYTGRIDEQVKIRGYRIELGEIEAALHQEEAIKEAVVTAREDVHGFKQLCAYYVSCGQITVSKLRKQLSQTLASYMIPAYFIEMDEMPLTSNGKINRKGLPAPDFGLQDRAEYKAPRTKAEEILVSVWESVLGAENVGILDNFFDLGGDSIKSIQVSSRLKQSGYKMEIKDLFQYATIAELSPHIKQNVRIADQGEVKGKVSLTPIQHWFFDHITVDPHYYNQAVMLFAPEGFQETPLRQTLQKLAEHHDALRMTFRQTEKGYEAQNAEIGQSRLYHLEVLNLKAESDPGQIIEAKADEIQGSMRLSDGPLMKAGLFQCADGDHLLIAIHHLIVDGVSWRILLEDIVSGYRQAENGQVVQLPQKTDSFQLWAKRLSEYAQSETIKQEQEYWTKIEQTEVKPLPTDFHETQTTAKDSETAAVEWTKEETELLLKQANRAYNTEINDLLLTSLGLSISHWSGLEHIPIHLEGHGREQIFQDMDISRTVGWFTSLYPVVLHAQPGKEISDYIKMTKEGLRQIPDKGIGYGIARYLSGGMPSKLNPEISFNYLGQFDQDLQQHRVQLSSYSCGSDSSGNQARPYVLNINGMITDGRLTLTISYSSKQYARETIKRLAETIQSCLRTIITHCVQKEQSELTPSDILLKGMSIDELDQLLIQLPHAGEIENVYPLTPMQKGMLFHSLLDEDSHSYFEQASFDLQGELKIDWFKASLERLFEKYAVLRTRFYSGWNDTPLQIVYKTQKPQIHFADLRDKEEYHREDEIAAYQREDKEKGFDLARGPLMRIAIFRMEDRKYHLIWSFHHIVMDGWCLSLITKEVFEHYRALQEGRETDLSSAAPYSDYIEWLDLQDHREAKRYWSEYLDGYKGETRLLHKRTQHEQKDYAYANVICELDREQTKRLQQISNQHQVTLHSLIQTVWGILLQKYSGSPDVVFGSVVSGRPAEIPGVEQMIGLFINTIPVRIRCDEDSSFTDTMQMVQQKALASQAYDTYPLYEIQTQTDQKQNLIDHIMIFENYPIGEQVEEAGHHDTELNITNFHMQEHSHYDLNVVVIPGEQLAVHFGFNENEYEKSDVERLRGHFEQLMQQVLQQPSVKIEDLELLSQQEKEQLLSDFQSGGMQYSLEQTIHEMFEEQAHRTPNQAAVVYEGKQLTYEELNRRANQLARTLQAKGVRADQLVGIMTERSLEMIVGILGVLKAGGAYLPIDPDSPPERIRYILSDSGISVLLYRGKLQDNIGCPRTCIDLLEEHACHEEGNDLALSHQSTQLAYAIYTSGTTGKPKGTLIEHRQVIHLIEGLSRQVYSAHKGELNVAMLAPYYFDASVQQIYASLLLGHTLFIVPKEVVSDGTALCRYYREHCIDITDGTPAHLKLLIAAGDLQGVPLQHLLIGGEALSKMTVNKFMRLFGDHGAAPRITNVYGPTETCVDASLFHIECSADAWIRSQIHVPIGKPLGSNRMYILDSKKRLQPAGVQGELYIAGDGVGRGYLNLPELTNEKFAADPFVPTDRMYRTGDLARLLPDGNIEFIGRIDHQVKIHGFRIELGEIESVMLTIPDIQEAAVIALEDADEEYYLCGYYSADKPIQINELRENMARHLPGYMIPAYFVQLDQMPLTPNGKLNRQLLPAPVNKRDRGIEYVPPRTSAEIQLTAIWQDVLGLEQVGIRDNFFDIGGHSLRATALLAKIQKQMHVQIPLRDVFLFPTIEQLARMITETESTGYAAIPAIEKRPYYPVSSAQKRLYILNSLEGGELSYNMLGLMAVEGTIDREKLQQAFLTLIQRHESLRTGFKMAGGEPVQYVLDHAAFEAEWYQAEENDADLYIRQFIRPFHLEEPPLLRVGLIELQPDRGILMFDMHHIISDGTSMNVLIKEFIRIYEGETLPPLRIQYKDYAVWQTGEARLKEMQNQEAYWSELYSGDVPVLHLPTDYIRPSARGFAGATMHFTLDKQKSAGLKQLASQTESTLYMVLLASYTLLLSKYSGQEDIIVGSPIAGRPHADLEPIIGMFVNTLAMRNYPEKGKTFTQYLSEVKENALKAYEHQDYPFEALIDQLNIARDLSRNPLFDTMFVLQNTEQEQLEIKDVSFKPYPNEHTMAKFDLTLTAVEEESGIHFTMEYLTSLFKPETIERMMGHFVQLIDSIIKQPEAELARLNMMTRKENSEIQKLFNDTADKRIPTTVHQLFEQQAELNPDHEAVLFGNQALTYRQLNERSNQLARVLQDKGARTDQVVAVLTDRSANMMIGILAILKAGAAFLPIDPELPDERRAFMLKDSGAGVLLTGAGHTIPPLFEGEVLLLDDPLLYQGEADNLNLSYSENDVMYIIYTSGTTGKPKGVQLEHKTMTNLLAYEEDHTQLRFDRVLQFAAMSFDVCYQEIFSALSSGGTLYIISNEAKRDIRQLNDFVKMHRIQTAFLPTAFLKLLASEKHYFEPFAECVDHIIAAGEQLIVTRMLRDMLVRHHVTLHNHYGPSETHVVTMYTVDPDTDQELQPIGKPISNTEIFILNESGTLQPVGIVGELCISGVSLARGYHNREPLTLEAFVPHPYDKKQRMYKTGDLARYLPDGNIEYAGRMDHQVKIRGYRIELGEVEAALLSLEPVQEAVVLARENADGQSDLYAYFTMEQSLPISQLKEKLADQIPSYMIPSYFIQLEKLPLTSNGKVNRRALPMPEAGLQTGIDYVAPRTSMEEQLVCIWQDVLKVKEIGVKDNFFDLGGHSLRGMTLIAKIHKQFSKNISLREVFQCPTIEEMAKAIAEAEADRPDYIPAAEEKDVYPVSSVQKMVYLSTQIEGGELSYNMPGILTLEGKIDMNRLQTAFQRLIQRHESLRTGFEMIRGELMQVIKPEINFSIERDKAASDEVEELFRAFVRPFDLSRAPLLRAGLIELEQDRQIFMFDMHHIITDGASMNIFVEELIQLYDGKELAPLRIQYKDFTEWKHQKEQRERIKRQEEYWLGVFEEELPTFELPKDFARPPVRSFEGKRHNFTLDKTVIEGIKQLEELTGTTAYMILFSAYSILLAKYSGEDDIVVGTPIAGRMHEDLQHIIGMFVNTLAIRTAPIAEKTFLDYITETKETMLKAYEHQEYPFEELVEKLGVKRDLSRNPLFDTMFVLQNTEQTDIEVDSLAVRPYEQTSTAAKFDLQLTFVMEQDEIQGSFDYCTKLFKKNTIAVLAKDYIMILSAILRNPSIPLKEIQLSEKVKKSKHLASTIELDF